The Akkermansia sp. RCC_12PD genome contains the following window.
GCATAGCCGGAGGAACACGGCTGGGCTTCACGCTGCCCGCAGAACCGGCGGCGGATGCCAAATGGAGCGCTCAAGGGCCTGTTGCCCTGAACGGAGCGGCGGAACTCCACGTGACCCTGCCGGAAATAACGGACACAAAACAAGGCAAAACATGGAAACTCGTGGAAGGCAGTGCCCTGTCCATGACGAGCCAGCCCTCCGTCTCCTATGACCCGGCAACAGCCGCTCCGTGGCAGCAGGCGGGCAGCTTCTCCCTGCACCGGGAGGAAACAATAGGAAAAAGCGCGCTGGTCTTAAGCTGGACTCCCACTCCTTCTCCCTATGAAAAATGGAAGAATGACCATTTTACAGACGACACTCCGGAAGACCAAACCGCTCCGGAAGCCGCCCCCGCCGGGGACGGCATCACCAACCTGATGAAATACGCCACGGGGCTGCCGCCCCTTCAACCCTGCGGCACCGTCACTACGCTGACGGTCAGGAATGTGGATGGCATGCCGCACCTGGTGCTGGAATGGCCGGTGAATCCGGATGCCACAGACGTCGTCTTCAATGTGGAAAGCTCAACAGACCTGAAAAAATGGAATGATGAAGGCGTGGTAACTCCGACGGGTTCACGGGGAGAGTATCAAGACCCGGCGGCGATTGACAGCAATGCGCCGGAACGCCGCTTTCTGCGTCTGAAAGTGACGCGGGAATAAAAGGAAAAGGCAGGAAAAACTCTCTCCCCGGTCTTAAAAATCCTCTTCTCTGCGTTTTGTGAAAGCAAGCCGACCCCGAAAGGAAGTAGCTCTCCATATTCCGGCTTTTCATGGATAAACCTTATCTGGAACAAATCGAAAACATTCCCGCCTGCACCTTATATCTTCCTCTCCGGAGAAACCCTTTCCTGACCCTAAGACGCCTCTCCCCATGAATAGACGTCTTAAACATGGGAACACATCAATTCCACGGAGGATCTCCGTACTTATTCTCACCCAGCTGGCTCTCCCCATAGGACAAATACCACAGCAGCAGCCATCCCAGCGCGGGCAGCCCCAGGCACACCAGCCAAATACCGCTTCTCCCCACATCATGCAGACGGCGTACCATGGTAGCCGCCAGCGGAATGGCCAGGAGGGACAAAACCAGATAAAACAGCCCCAAAAAGACGCTTTCCATCCACGGTGCCGGATAGGAGAAAAAACCGTACTTTTCCAGGGCCGGAAGACAGGCCGCAGCCAACCACACCGACCCCAGAGTGGCATATACCTCCCGCATCTCACCCTTGCCTGCACGCCCCCGGAAACTGCACCATTCCCTGGCCACCCTGCGCCAATACTTCTGCCGTGACCAGTCGGGAGCAAGAGACCTTTCGCAGGTATCTGCCTCTCCTTCCGCCACCTCCATGTCCCCATCCTCGTCCAAGACAGTCATGGGCGGAATATAGGAAGACAAAGGCCTCCAAGCCCCGTCGGGCAACTTTCTCACCAGAGCCTGGTTGGACAACCGCCCCTGGTTCCTGGCCTGCAACAGAAGCACCAGGGCAACTGGTCCTTTGGAAGAACCGTCAATTGCCTGGTACTCGTAAAGATCGCTCATGGATTGGCTTTACTTGCCATCCGGGGAATGGCTGAATGCGGAAACGGGAATCTCCTGCTTGGGCAGATTGGGCCCTTTCCACTTCAGAGTCACTGCGGAACCGGAACCGGCCGTCCCCACATAGCCGATGCGGATGGGATGCTGGCCCGCCTTCAAATACACGGGATTGTTTTCTTCCCCCAGGTCGGAGGATACTTCCGTTCCGGGATGATACACCTTGTCCGCATCAATCAGCTCCATCCCGTGCAGGCGCACAAAAGCCTTGCTCCCCTTGTTGGCGTCCGTAGTCAGATAAAAGGTATAGGCGCCGTCTGCGGGAACATTCACGTAACCCGTCAGTTCCACGCCCCGCTTCCTGGGACCGTTCATCTTGACGGACGGGGCTTGCGTCACGCCGTGGGAGACAGCCGGAGCCTTCATCTGGCGGAAATCGGGCACCCAGGGGAATTCCCCTTCATACAGGGACCACTTCAGGCCGGGAACTCCCTTGGCTTCCACGGCAGGCACCAGAGCCGTATCAAACACCGTCTTGGAAGGATGGGATGCCCGGCGATTGGACAATGCGGCAGCCTTCATGCGAGCCTGCAGTTCCGGTTTGGACGCGGCCAGATCCTTGCTTTCCTGCGGGTCCTTCAAGGTATCGAAAATCATGAAATCCTTGTCCGCATCCTTCACCCCCATGCGCAGCCCCTTCAAACCGTCCACAAAGACGATCTGCTGCTGGCCGCGCTGGGCACCCTTGTGCTCACCCAGGAAATCCTTGTAACCGGGGGTTTTGCTTCCGTGGTTGTACTCGGTGTAAACAATGCCCGGCTTCTGCTTGTCCGCGTGCCCTGTCAGCGTCGGCATCAGGGAAACACCGTCGCTGCGGGCCGGAACAGGCACGCCGGCGGCATCCGCCAGGGTAGCCAGCCAGTCATGGAATTGACCGGGCTGAAGACTGACCTGACCCTTGGGAATGCGGGCAGGCCAGCGTACCAGCGTGGGAACACGCATGCCGCCTTCCCAGCAATCCCGCTTGATCCCGTCCATCATCCCGTAACTCTTGAAAAACTGCGGATTCTGCGCTCCGTGCTGATGCTTCATATCGGCGCCGCCTTCATTGTGGGGGCCATTGTCGGACGTGAAAACAATCATCGTATTGTTGTCTATCTTCAAATCCTTCAGCAAATGAATCAAATCCGCCACTACATCATCCACTCGGCGGATCATGGTGGAATGACGCTTGGCCACCTCATTCGGAAAACGGGAATTGTCCGGATAAATATAAGTATCCTTGTCCTTCTCCGCCTTGGGGCCAAAAGCCGTATTGGCGGATTCCGTGCCGTTCTTCTTTACCCATTGCAGGCCGCCTTTCACACCGCCGCCGGAAGGATAGGGCGTACCGGGAACCGTCAGGCTCCCGTGGGGAGCCGGAAAAGCCAGATACAGGAAAAACGGCTTGCCGGTCTTGCGGGCGGACTTGCGCTGGTCCATGATCCACTGCTTGGCACGGGCGCCAAACAAATCCGTGGAATAGGCGGTCAGGGGAACCTGCTCCTTGATATTCTTCCATTCCGGATTCGGGGCGTAACCGTTGTATTCAAAAAGATCGCGGGATTCGGAAGGATAGTGGAAATGTCCGGCCAAATGGTCCAGAATGCCGTAAAAATAATTGAATCCGCGCTGGTGGGGGCCGCCCGTCACCGGGCCATGGCTCTGCCCGCCCCCGCCTACGCCCCATTTGCCGATGGCGGCGGTATCATATCCGGCTTCCTTCAAGACGGAACCCAGCGTATGGGAATCTTCAATGGGATGGTCAAACCGGTTGTTCCTCACCACACGGGAAGTTCCCTGGTGCACGCCCAGCAGCAGGGAGGCGCGTGCCGGAGCACACACGGGCGCGGCGGAATAATGGCGGCGCAGCTGAATCCCTTCACGGGCCATGGCTGACAAGGCCGGAGTTTTAAACTCGTTCTTCCTGCCCACCGTGCGTCCATTCAAATTCTCCTGGCTCCAGTTGGAATCCAGATCGCCCCACCCCATGTCATCCACCAGAATGAAAATGATATTGGGCCGCGCAGTTTTTCCCGGTTTGGCGGAAGGGTTCACGGCGTTTCCAGGAACGGCCATGCAGGGAATGGCGGCAGTTAGCAAAACGGTCAGGAAAGGCAGCAATTTCATCTTGAAAATGGAAATGTGATTAACATGTAAACGTTGCAGGGACGATCAATCTTACAGAAAACCTGACTCCCCTCAAGCAAATTAAACAGCGCCGCCGAATTGACCATGGAGCCACACGAATTATTGTGGAGAGTGTCATGAAACCTCCTCCCTGTTCTCATTGGCATTCTCCTCCTCCGTTCAGCCCTTCTTTATCACATACAAGAGGAATCCCTGAAATCCTGGACAATACGGTACTCCGAAAGCATGTTTGCATGTGAAAGCGTCAAAGAATACTTGAAGAACCATTTTATCCTGCTGATTCAGGACAGCCCCCGATATATTCGGAAAAACAATTGTTTTCTTTCACCCCCTTGAGGAAGAGGAGAACCGGCGGACGGAAAGACCAGTACCGGCTGCGGTACCGCAAAAGATCACCCCGTACCGATCGTTCCGGTGCGCCGCAGCCCACCCTCCGCCCCGTCAGGGCTTCTCTTCCGGTCCATCGGAAAGAAATTGGCGGGCAGAAGGAATAAATGGATATTTTCTTCATTTGGAGAACATTGCGTAGAAAAAAAAGAAGAAAAAATCATGTTTGTGCACGGCCCAGCGGCGGATTGCAAATCCGCGCTTACTCTCCTCTTTTTTTATATGACCGGATAACTGATTCATAGTCAGCAGGAAACACATTTCAGCGAAAGACCAGAGCAAACGTAGTTTTCTAAAAAAGAATAACTTGAGGTCAATTAAGGATTTGTTCTCCAATATTCGGCATTGTTTGCGGATTTGCAATCCGGTAAAGAACCCATATCGCTGTCCGTACAGCCTTTCCAACCCTCACATATTATACTGCATGAAGATTAAATCTATATCCGCCCTGCTTGCCGTCCTGGGATGTTCCGTCTCCCTGGGGGCAACCACCACCATTACGGATTTCTCCGGCCTTCTCGGCGGAACCCGCCAGGACGGTATTTCCCTGAGCGGAACAAATGCCACCGCAACAGGTACCGGAGGCCTTTCCCTGAACAACGGTTCCCTGGACTTTACCATGACCGGAGCAACGAATCGCCCGAATGTTAATGCAGGCCAGTCTTTCAGCGTAGCCCTGACCTTCGATCTCTCCACTCTTGATTCTGCAACAGGCTCCACGCTGTTTTCCGCCCAATTTGGAACTGGCGCTGACGCCTTCGCCGGCCTTTTCGGAGCCCAGTACAAGGACGGGGGAGTTCATTTCGGCTATTGGGGTACCAGCCAAACCAACGGGAAATACGGGACAACAGATCCCACCATCTCCGTAACGGGAAATACGGGCAATCTGTCTGTTGTATGGACAAAAACCTCTGATAACAATGTCAATCTGGATGTCTACCTGGACAGTGGTAAAATTGGAAGCATCACATCCAATGGCGGAGGAATCAACTTCAGCAGACAATTGGAACATCTTTTCGTAGGAGGCAAAGGAACAACCAACAGCGGAAGCATCACCAACAGCTTCACTACCTCCAGCGACCTGACCCTCGAAGGCATGCAAATCGTGACGGGCGGAGTCATGGATGAAGAAGCCTTCAAGAATTACTATAACCAGCTGGTCCCTGAACCGGCCACGGCATCCCTTAGCCTGCTGGGCTTGAGCGTGCTGATGCTGCGCCGCCGCAGATCCTGACCGGAATTCATCCCTGACAACCTTTCACGGCCATCCGGCCCGACCCGGATGGCCGTTCTTTACCTGAAATTCAAATACCCGTTTCATTCTCTTCTCCATTTCCATGAAAACCAGGCTTCCCCTTTCCCTGCTCGCCGCGCTGCTGGCGGTCGCCGCCCCCTCAACCACCATCGCCTCGGGAACGGATTTGGGCAATGTCATGTTCGTGGGGGATTCCATCACCCACGGCGTCAATAGCGGGTCCTACCGCTGGGCCTTGCACAAGATCTTTGCGGACAATGGCATTTCCTGCAACGCGGAAGGCGTGAACACCGGCAACAACTCCGGCGGCGTCACGGCTGGAACTTCCTATGGGGGTCAGGTTTTCAACAACAAGCACTCCTCCCAGTCCAGCGCCAGGGCATGGGAAATTTCAGGACAAAGATACGGAGGCCGCTTTAACGGCTCCAACATCGACAACTGGCTGGGCCATTCCGGCACCAAGACAAACGGAGCCGCCTATACGGGGCCGACTTTTACCGGAGCCGACACGCCGGACACTTTTTTCCTGATGATCGGCACCAATGACCTTTTGTCCGACGGGAACAACGCAACCCTGGGCGACCGCATCGAGAACGCCACGAACGCATTGCTGGGCAACATGGATTCCATCGTGAACAGCATGCTCACTGCCAACAGAAGTGCGAACGTCATCGTGATGACTCTTCCCTGCTGGACGACACACGGCAATGCCAACTCCGACGCCACCCACGCGGCCGTGAACACCTATAATGATTCCCTGAAATCCTGGGGACAGAACAAGCAGGGAGTCTCCGTCATCGACGTCAACAAGGGGATGATCGACGTGGCTTCCAAAACCCCGTTCTACGGCGTCGGCTCCATGTTCAACGCCCCCGGAAAAGACGGCCTGCACCCCAACGCGCAGGGAGACCTCATCATGGCGGGCAACATCGCCAAGGCCATGGGCTACGCAGGGCGTTCCGCGGGACAACAGAGAAAAGCCGTCTCCGATCTGGCCGTCAATTTCCACCAGGGAGGCCAGGCCCCCGCATGGACCGGGGTGCAGGATCTGACGGATGTCGGCTTTGCCGTGTCCAACGTCACGGTGTCTTCCGCCGGCATCAGCCTGGGACAGCCCGGTAGCAGCATGATCAGCCATACATGGACGGAAGGGACCGACCTGTCCGGCGGATTCACCTTTGACTTCACGCTGAGCCTGGGAGACGGAGCGGCCAGCGGCTGGAACGTCTCCGACCAGTTCAGCGTCAGCCTGGGCAACGGCTCCTTTTACGGAACGCTCAATATTTGCGAGGCCTACATCAAATGGGGGGACACCATCCTGTATTCCATGGACATGTCCGCCAACACGGACAGCCTGCGCATGGCCTATGTGAACGGCAATGAACAGGAAGGCCTGAAGGGAGGCTATTACATCTGGCTTGGGGACATGCTGATCGGGGAGGCCCTTTCCGTCACCTCCGGTTCCGGCCTCAACGGCGTCATCATTCAGTATGACGGCAGCGGAAACGCCATTCTGAAAGATATGGCCCTGGACGGGACCGGCTCCTACGCCCCCACCACCTCCGGTCTGGTCAACAAGGACAACGCGTTCATCTCCTCCGGTTCCGGCAACGCGGCCAGCCCGCCTCAAGGAAACATCGTCTGGCCGGAAAAAGGCTTCACCCACGTCAAGGACGGCCTGGCCTGCTCCGGGGGCTTCAACGCGCGCTCCATGGCGGATTCTTCCACCGGGAAGGCGGGAAACTCCGTCTCCGCAACCATCACTTCCGGCAGCGCCTCCTATATTTTCGCGAATAAAGGCAATTACACGGGCGACGTCTGGCTAACCATCTCCGGAGAAGGGGAGGCCTCATCCTGGTACGGAGCCCACGGCGCCGAATACGGGCAGAACGGAGGCACGCTCGACGGCAGCGCCTATCTGCGCTTCACGGGTTCAGCCAAGGGAGGAAGCACCGTCTTCGGCGCCGTGAATTCCACCCGGGTGGCCGGAAACGTTTATCTGGAATTCTCCGCGGAAAAGGCATTCTTCGGCACCTTCACAACCACCAACGCTTCTTCCGTGGCAGGTTCCTACGGCTCCGACATTGGGGGAAATGTGGACATCGTGATCAATTCAGGCACGTTTTCCAGCCAGGTCATGGGCGGCATTTTCTCCGGAAACGATAAAACCATCGGCGGGGGCGTGCACGTCTACGTCAACGGCGGCAGCGTGAACGGGGACGTAATGGGCGGCGGCCTGACCGGAACCATTGACGGCGGCACGAACGCCACGGTTACGGGCGGCGACATCTCCGGCTCCGTGTACGGGGCGGGTAAAGGGGGCAGCATCATGCAGGGAAGTTCCGTGAACGTGACGGGCGGCCTCATCAGGGGGAACGTTTACGCGGGAGGGACCAGCGGCGCCGTACGGGGCAATACGTCCGTCACCGTGACGGGCAACTCCGCCGTGCTTCACAACGGTTCTTCCTGGGGCTCCATCTCCGGGGGAGGCTCCGGAGGCACCGTCGGCGGGAATTCCGAGGTCCGCATCAAAGACCTCGCTTCCGGCACGGCGGCCTACGGCTTTGACAAATACGCGGGAGCCATCAGCGGCGGCACGAACGTCAGCGGCAACCGGACCCTGGTTCTGGACCACGTAACCGTGAACAGCTTCCAGGCCTCCCTGAGTGATTTTACCCACGTCTCCGTGGTCAACCGCACCAATACCGCGCTGGATTCCCTGGGCGGTGCCCTCACCCTGACCATTGAATCCGGAAGCGCCCTGACGCTGGCCGGAGCTTCGGACCTGACATCCCTGGTGCTGGGGGAAAACGCGGCCTTGACGCTTCAGGCGCTTACTGCGGGCTCCGTCATCGTGGACATCACCGGAACAAGCAGCTACACGCTTTCCCTGACGGAAATTCCCGCCAACCTGGCCAATATCAAATTCCTGAGCAACGGCGTCCTCTATGACGCGCAGATGACGACGGACCCCCAGGCCAACACCGCCATGATCTTCGCCCAGGTTCCGGAACCGGGAACCGCAACCCTCAGCCTGCTGGGACTGGCTGCCCTGCTGTGGAGAAGGAGCAGAACAATTCCCCATTGACGGCCCTTTGTTTTCTTCAGGCTTCAATGGGAACTGAAGGGGCTGTCCCGCCAGACGCGGAACAGCCCCGATTTTTTTCAGATACGGCGTCAGGCAACAAGACAGCCGGGCTTCATGACCATGCGATTCAAACGGCAGCATTCCGTGCCGGAAAAACGGATGATTTAACCGCCACGAAGGCGGCCCATGGCGATCGTGAAGGGGGGAAAACACTCTTCCTTGCAGAAAGGGAACAGGCGTCAGAACCTCTTCTTCCTGTCATCCCTGCGGGGCCGGTCGCCCCAGCGCTCTCCCCGGTCACTGCGGAACCCGCCGCGGGGTCCTCTGAAGCCCCCGCGGTCATTGCGGTCCCGGTCACCACGGTAGCCACCGCGGAACCCGCCGTTTCTGCGCGGGGGACGCGGACCATCGGAATATTCCGGCGTGCCCTTGTCCTCGCGAACATTGACCTCATAGCCGCAAATCGTAGCGTTCGCCAGAGCGTTCAGAAGCTGGGGAGCCACGGAGGCGTCCACTTCAATCAGGGAATGCTTGGCAAAAATTCGTATATCGCCCACGGCGCCTTTCTCCATCTCCACCGTATTGTAAAACAGCCCGGCAATATCCTTGGGCCGCAGGCCAATCATACGGCCGCCATTCATGAACAGCGTAACCGTATCATCCTTGTTCATCCAGGAATCCCCTTTCTGTGGGCTTTCCCCATCCTCTCCGGACTGCTGCGTATGGCGCGGCCGGCGAGCGGGCTTATCTTCCGGAATAGGCTGCACTTCCCGGTGGGTACGCTCCCTGAGCAAATCAAACAAGGCCGCCGCCAGGGATTCCGGGGCCGCTTCCACATCCTTCAATTCTTCCGGGAGAATAGCATCCGGTTTCAGGCGTTCCAGAATATCATCCACCAGGGATTCCGTCCGCAGCTGGTCCACCTGGACGGCGGTCATCACCGGTTCTGGAGTCAGCTTGACGCCTATGAACCGTTCAATCCGGCTCATCAGCGAAAAATCGCGGCGCCCTACAAACGTAATGGCTTTTCCCTTGCGCCCGGCGCGCGCAGTGCGGCCGATGCGGTGCACGTAATCCTCAGGATCGCGCGGCAATTCAAAATTCACCACGGCATCCACATCGTCCACGTCCAGGCCCCGGGCGGCAATATCCGTAGCCACCAGCAGGCGGAGGCTCCCCTTGCGGAAAGAGTCCATCACACGCTCCCGCATGATCTGGGGCATGTCACCGTGAAGACGGTCAACGGCATACCCCCGGGCCGTCAGGCCGTCCACGATGTCATCCACCACTTTCTTGGTATTGGCGAACACCAGCCCCATCTTGATCTTTCCCGTATCCAGCAGGCGGCTGAGCACCTCAATCCTGGAAGAAAACACCACCTCGTAATAAAGCTGCTCGATCGTGGGTACCGTCAGCGTAGGCCGTTCAATCGTAATCTGAACGGGATCCTTCATAAAACGGCTCACCAGCCGGTTGATCTCCGGAGACATGGTGGCGGAGAAAAACAGGGTCTGCTTCGTTTCCGGCATGGCCTCCGCAATGCGCTCAATATCCTCCAGGAATCCCATGTCCAGCATCTCGTCCGCTTCATCCAGGATCAGCATGCGGAGATGGTCCAGACGCAGGGCGCCGGACTCCATCAGGTCCATCACGCGGCCCGGGGTGCCTACCACGAACTGCACGCCGCGGCGCAGGGCGTCCAACTGGGGGCGGAAGGAAGAGCCGCCGTAAATGGGTACCGCGGAAACGCCGTCCATGAACAGGGCCAGCTTGTCCACCTCCCGGCAAATCTGCACGGCCAGTTCCCGCGTGGGGCACAGGGCCAGCACCTGGACGGCGCGTTCATCCGGATCAATGCATTCCAACGCCGGAATGGCAAACGCAAGCGTCTTGCCGGAACCCGTATGGGAAAGTCCCACGATATCAGACCCTCCTATGGCTGCGGGAATGGCTTGCTCCTGAATGGCGGACGGCGTGTCGAAGCCGAGAACCTCGATGGCCTCCAGAACTTCCGGTGAAATACCAAGCGTCGAAAATGAAGATGTCTGAGTCATGGGGAAAAAGGCTCTTTCAGGGCCACGGGAGAAGCTGAACGTTATTACCCGCCGTGTCCAGACAAAAGAACGAAACATACAGCCACATGCCACGATTTCCGCAGAGCGCCATTCTCCCGGAAAAAGGCCGCTTCTGCCTCTTCTGGTCTTTACGTTCGCACACGGGCTTGCAACTTGCGGGGAAACCTGTACGTATGTTACGAACTTATATCGCTCAATTCATGGATAAAACGCAATCCGGCTCCCGTTCCTCCCTTCTCGGCATCTTCATCAATATCCTTCTTCCGGTGTTGATCCTGGACTACTGCAGCGCAGGCCCCGCCAACCCCCTCGAACGGGCCGCCGGAGAAAGCTTCTGGCATATCGGCCCGGTCTGGGCTCTCGTAATTGCTCTGTCTCTTCCGTTAGTGTACGGAATCCGTTCCCTGGTCGTCACCAAAAAATTCGACCTCATGTCCGGCGTGGGCATGGCCGGCGTGCTTCTCACCGGCATCATCAGCATCTTCGTCATCGGGCCGGGAGGCCGCATCCACGGCGCCACTCCCTGGCTCTTTGCCGGCAAGGAAGCGCTGATCCCCCTCATTTTGGCGGCGGCCGTCATCGTCTCCCGCTCCACAAGCGTCCCCCTGCTCAACATGTTCATTTACACACCGGAGCTGTTCGACGTCCCCAGAATAGAACAGGCAGTGGCGTCCAGCGGCAGGGAACGGGACTATCAGCGCCTGCTGGCCGGCTCCTCCTGGATTCTGGCGGGAACGCTCGTGGCGTCCTCCATAGGCAATTTCTTCCTGAGTCTCTCCTTCATGTCCTCCGTCATGCGCCTGCCCGCAGAAGAACAGCAGGTGGCCTACAACGTAGCCATCGGCAGCATTACCTGGTGGGGTTTCCTGATCATCGGGGTGCCCATCCTGGTCGCCCTCGTCTTGATCATGATACGCCTCATCAAACGGCTCGGACAGTTGACCGGTCTCACACGGGACGAACTTCTTCTTAAATAACTCCAAACCATGCACATCCATACTCCATGCATCCTGGCTGCCGTCATTGCTCTGAATGCGGCGTGGGCAGCCGCTCCGCAATTCGACCGCATCTACGGTTCCCACATGGTTATTCCCCATGGAAAAAACGTGCCCGTCTCCGGCACGGCTGATCCCAACAAGGAAGTAACCGTCACCTTCGGCAGCGTCACCCTGAAAACAAAAGCTGATCCCCAGGGAAAATGGAGCGTCACACTGCCTCCCATGCAGCCTAATGCCACGGGCCGGACCCTGACAGCCTCCCAAAACGGAGACTCCTCTCAACTGGACGACCTGCTAGTGGGCGAAGTGTGGCTGGCTTCCGGGCAATCCAACATGCTGTTTCGCCTGAACCAGACCTCCACGGCCAAAGAAGACATAGCCGCCTCCGGCGACGAACAGCTCCGGCTGCTCAACAACGTTCCCCAGGCCCATACGAATAACGCCCCCTATTCCGACAAAGACTTTAATGCCGTCACCACG
Protein-coding sequences here:
- a CDS encoding VC0807 family protein, whose protein sequence is MDKTQSGSRSSLLGIFINILLPVLILDYCSAGPANPLERAAGESFWHIGPVWALVIALSLPLVYGIRSLVVTKKFDLMSGVGMAGVLLTGIISIFVIGPGGRIHGATPWLFAGKEALIPLILAAAVIVSRSTSVPLLNMFIYTPELFDVPRIEQAVASSGRERDYQRLLAGSSWILAGTLVASSIGNFFLSLSFMSSVMRLPAEEQQVAYNVAIGSITWWGFLIIGVPILVALVLIMIRLIKRLGQLTGLTRDELLLK